The following is a genomic window from Leishmania donovani BPK282A1 complete genome, chromosome 33.
AATGAAGTGGtggatggcggcgccggtggggTGCGCAAGCCGCTGGCCACCGCAGAAAGCAAACGTagcaacgacgacaacaTCGCCGACGATGGTAGGGGTGGCTCCCCCGCAGGGAGAATCGCCGCGCTAGGTGAGGCGACATCCCAGTCCCACGTGGCGCGGCGGTCCGCATGAGCAGTGTTCATGTAGGCTGGTTTGGTGATGCTATGTCACCGGCATCCCTCATGTTTGTTGGTCAGCCAAATAAGTACCGGAGGGCTGCTTCCTTGGGCTTgtcggccgcggcgacagaacgagagagtgagaggagaggcgggggtggtGGTAGGGCGACAAGCAAGGAGAAGCGTGCTCAAGAGGTACGGGAACACAAGCGCCGTCACATCCGTGTCACCACGAATGTGACCAACAAGCAAGACGAAAAGAGGCTTCCGTCTTCTGGTTCTTTGGCGTGTCGGATTCATCGGAAAGGGCGGCAAAGGAGAAAACagcagagagacgcagagaggtggggggaggtgaggagaggagggaggagaaacaGCCGTCCAAGCGAGAGCACGGTTGGGAGAACACAGCGCCCTCGTCACCCCTTCCAGggagcaaaacaaaaaaaaggcatGCGAGCAGACTTGCCCTCAGCGCTCCGTGCCTCACGTATGATGTGCGCGCCGCCTGACCTGCTGCATTTCTTGTCGTTGCAGTGCTGCGTCCGTATAAGATCCCTGTCCGGGTGTTTCACGTGTGACAGCAGATGTATAAGCATTTTCTGGCTTGATGTAGCATGCATCGCTGTGTCACTACACGAGAGGTTGCACATTTCGTCcgggggaaaggggggagggaagggttGCACTGTTTTCAGTGCATCATCCAGCGCACAGGCGACTGGGGAtaaagggagggaagacgaagaagaggaaggaggaaggggcggcAGTAGTTATGATGGATGAAGAGGATGCTTGGGTTTCACCCAAACCCCACagagcaaaaagaaaaagaagtaAACCACACAGGAGGTGATGGCATGTCAGAGGGAGACGGTgagacaaaaaaaggagaagagaaaacggagaagagaaaaggTGCGCGTTCCTGACTTTCTGCGAGACCGCGAAAGCAGAgcaccgacacacgcagacaagCATACATAAGCACACAAGAATTCACACCGGATGCGGAGGCAGACAGAGGGTACAGGGATTGTTCGcctcgctcctccttctACTTGCCAGTGTGCTCTTCCTTTGCTCAATTTTTCGTATATGTGTGAATCTGCGGCCCCGCTTCGCTCGTGTAGCCCGGACATCTTCTGGTCACCTTGTCGTCACGGCTACGCAGCAATACGAAAGCAACACGGAAAGCGAAAACCGAAAGCGTGCTGAGCCCTGCCCGCGCAAGCGAAGGTGAGGCCGCTCAGCTGGCGTCGCCACAAGCTCTCAGGGTCTTGCTATGAAAGCGCGTGCGCCCGCAGATGCAGAGGtacacagcagcagtcgctAGGTCATCTACGGCCTCGGAAGAGCCGCCATCCAAGCGGAGAAGAAAAGCAGAATAAAAGAAGGCTGGGCTTAGTACCAACAGTGGCGCCCCGCCCCGCTTGTGACGGGTCGTGCACCGGTGGCGGCCCTTTCGACCACCTCTACAAAACCCAGATCCTCCTCCAGATCCTCCAACGCTTCACTTCCGCCCTCACACGCGATCCGGCGAATCGCCAAAGGTTGCGAGCGGCAcatggagagagagccacGCCAAGAGGGCTGAAGAGGCGAATGCGCTGCGATGCGGCGTGGGtacgtcctcctccgctgctggGCAACAGTGAAGCCGCATGCACGGGGATTCGCAAGATGCCAACTGAAAACAATAGGAGcctccgcgtgcgcgtgggtcGGCCGGTGGCaaggggaaggaagggaggggtcTGGCAGAGTACAGCAAAGAGAAATAATACTATGTTGCCTTCTTTCTGTTCACGCCGCAACGAAGTCGGGGCACATGCCGCCACTCCGCGCAGAGTCTCGCAGGCCGTgcaaacacgcgcgcacacaacgcCGTCTGCGATCCACGGCGTTGCCGCTACGAACAACACGCCAGGGAAGCGGGGTACCTGACAACGCGGGCCCAGCGCCTGCAAAACGCAGGAGAAGACAGAGCGGGGAAGAGGCACGAGAAAAGGACGGAGAAGGGAAGCGGAAAAAATAGAGAGGCGGCACAAACAAGGCCAAGGCTGGCAAGTGCACAGGAGAGCAGTTCGAATAAGAATAGTTAGAAGGacggaagggaagggggacggcgccaacgagcgccgcgcagccaaCGGGTGCACTAGTTCTCCATCTGTATCATAATTTTCATGTCTTTCGGGTCTCGGTTCATCGCGCGCTCGTACGCCTTCACGCTGTCCTTGAACGCGAACTTGGCGCTGATCAGCGGCTTCACGTCCATTTTGCCGGAGCTCAGCAGGCGGATGATGCGAGGGTACACGTTGCGGTAGCGGAACGCCGTCTGGAACGTGATCTCCTTCGCCTGCGCCATCACAATGTCCACCGGCACGGGCTCCACCGGCATCcccacaagcacacaagTCGCACCAGGCGCGGCGTGCTCGTAGATCAGAGGGAACGCCgatgccgcgccaccgcactCGAACACAACGTCGCAGCCGTTgccctccgtcgcctccgcaacggcgcgcttcagctcgccctccctcGACGTGTTCACTGCGCGTAGGCCAGGGTAGCGGCGCGCGATCTCCAGCCGCTCGTCGCGCGAGCCGCAGATGATCACCTCAGAGCACCCGCCCGCAAGCGCGGACAGCGCCGTCACGATCCCGATCGTGCCGCACCCGATCACGAGGCCCACGTCGCCTGGCTTGATGCTGGCCTTCGTCGCCGAATGCATGCCAACGGCGATCGGCTCGCACAACGCGCCTTCCTCATAGCTCACGTTGTCAGGCAGCTTGAAGCTCAGTGCGGCGGGGTGGATGATGGTCGTCGACATGCACCCGTGCACCGGCGGTGTCGCAAAAAACGTCAGCTCGGGGTCCAGGTTGTACAGACCGCTCAGCGTCTGCGCAGAGTTCCAGCGTGGAATGCCCGGCTCCAGCGCAACGCGGTCGCCTGTCTCCAGGTTCTTCACCTCAGCGCCCACCGCTACAACCGTGCCGGACGCCTCGTGGCCAAGGACCATCGGCTTCTCCACCACGAAGGGTCCGATATGGCCGTGCTCGTAGTAGTGCACGTCGCTGCCACAAATGCCCACGCTGTGGATCTTCACGCGACAGTCGTGCGGGCCGAGCTCGTCGCACACATCCACCTCGCGAATTGTCAGctcgcccttcttctccagcacgAGGCTCTCCATGAGGACCATTTTCGGCGCGGAGAACGGTGGTTGGGGGGAGTGAGAGATGAAGAGAATGTATGTAGGTTGCGAGAGAGCCTGTGGGAAAAAAAGTGTTGCggtgaaggagaagagcggctgcTTCCTAGAGTAGGTaggcggcgtgtgcgtgggcgcgtgtgttgGTGTTGTCAGGAACCATGagaagcaggagagagggagagagaaagtaGGGGGGCAACAGAAGGCGTGACGGAGAGCAGTGGCGGGCAAGGCGGCATGCAGCACAACATTAACAGCGGAAGGGGCAGCacgcgggagagagagcacgcTACTGCACCTCGACACAGCAGGGGAGCACATACACAGGGCGCTGAAAGTCACGTCTGCAAGGCAGAGCGGCCCCCGCGGATGTGATAGAAAGCGAGCATCAAATCAGTCTCCGCAGACGCCCTTACGGTGAATCTccttcgctgctgttgttgttttgtttcctCGGTCCTCCCATGTAGGCGGGCCTGCGCATCTCGATGGTGGCGCAGACAGTCGTCTGCACGCGTGGAAACACCTTTGTGCTTCTTAGAGGTTGTATTGTGACTGGGCAGCGCCTCTTGTCCCTCTCTTGCGCTCGTATTTCGATGTGTGAAGCCGTCTGGGCCTTCCCGCGCGACTCACGGAATAGCCGCTTGCACTCCCgaccggcgcagcgcctgcacatCATCGCTTGAGAGTCTTGCACACCCGGCATAGGACACATAGCGAAGAGAGGTGGACGTCGCCAAGAAATCGAGGGGGCCGTGTACATCCAAGCTCTCCATGTTGAGCGCCTGGAGCCGCGGAAGCTTCTCCACCCCGTGCAGTGCGCGCATGCTGGTGATTCTACGGCACCCCTTCACCGAGAGGTAGCGCaaggcgcggcagccgcccaCCAAGAAGTGAAGCGTGTGCACCGCGGTGGAAGATAGGTCCAGGTATTCGATGTGGCCACCCTGCTCGATTCCCTGCAAACCCTCCACGGTgagcgccgtggcgccggtgacggcgaAGACTTCGAGGGCAGCGCACTTGCCAAGACGGCCCACTCGCGTCAGGGTAGGGCATCCGTTCGCCACAATCTTGCGAAGGCGTGGCGCATGCTGGAGGCCCTCCAATGACGTGGGCAACAGTTCCGTGCAGCCCTCCAAGTAGAGCGCCGTTAGCCTCACGCAGTCGGCGAGGAAGTTGACGTCCGTGATGGGCATGTGAGAAAGGCAGAGGACTTCCAGCTGAGGCAGGGCCTGGATGCCTTGGAGTCCGTCGACGTCGAGATGCCGGCAGCCACTCAAGTCCAGTGAACGGAGCGAACGGCACCCCCCGCCGAAGTTGGCGACCGTCGAGACATTGGTGTTCTTCAACGACAGCTCCGTGAGAACGGCGGCGTTCTCCAGACCCATCACAGAGGAGTGTAGCACACGCTTGCACCCGTCCACGCGCAGTATGCGCAGCGCCGGGGTAGACGCAAAGTGCGAGAGACCGCTCACTCGTGTGTACTCCATCGCCAGCAGCTCAAGACGAGGAAGATGCTCTAGCCCCGCGATGGAGCTGGAGCTGATGCCGTTGCACCGGGTTAGGAGGATGCGGCGCAAGCTGCGGCACCGAGCAAAGTTCTGCAAGttcctcacctcctccgtgtAACAGAGTGACAGCGTCTCAAGCCGTGGCGCCCTCtccacgccgcgcagctcctccgggcgtccgccgccgcgatccGGCACAATCGCGAACGACGGCGGAAAAAGCGACAGTCGGCaggcgtgcagcagcagctcgcgtAGAGCGGGGCAATCGCCAAAGAAAGAGCAGTCGTCGATAACAGCCCTCTCCAAGTGGACCACCTCCAGGTGAGGAAGCCGCTCCACCCCGCGTAGAGCGGAGCAGGCAAGCGGCACTTCAGAGATGAGATGCAGCTCTCGCAACACAAGCAAGTCGTCGAGGTGgatgtggcgcaggcgcggcgcgtCGAGCCAGAGCACTTGAAGCACCGGATACACGGTAGCGGTGACATGCACGTCGTCAAGCCCGACAGAACAGGGGCTACCGCCAGCACCCTGGCCGCTGCGAACGCTCACATAGAGCTCTCGCAAGCGCTCCAGAGCCGGTgatcctccctccctgtcgATCTCCGGGTGTGCTCCACGGTTCACAACGCAGaaaagcggcgccgcagcgtccgccacggcgcctTGGAGGCTCAacacctgcagcggctctgTGAACATAGCAGCATGGGCGGTGAAGGCATCCAGCACCCCAATGACCTCAGAAGCGTCGTGCGGTTTGCACTCGCTGTGTACATCCGACGCCGCGCCTTCTGCCATGACTGGGGCCCATGGACGTGTGGCCACACTCAAAACTAGCAAATTCTTgcgatcgcgcagcacgccaatgcaccatcgccacgccgccgcccatcctggcggcagcagcgactccgTTACGAAAAGATGAAGCTCCTGCAAATCCAAaaggccgccgccctcgctgtCAGGGCACAGCTGATGTGCTAGCCACGGTATGTGCTGCTCTGTCAGATGTAGCGCGAGAGGCCGCGGCTGAGGACCTGACGCGTTTCCCAGCATCAACCACGGCGGGTCTACTTCGTTCATCCTGCGCACCACGCCGTACCCCTTGTTGCGCAAATCCTGCAGGTGCACACGAAAGTGGTACTCCGCAGCAGGGTCGCGCCCTGCGTGCCCGACTTCACCGACAGCCACGACGCCCGCGAGCCCCTCAGCGTTGAGTATGTGTGCATGATCCCTCGATCCGTCCAGGTTGAAGACCAGCTCCGGCATCGCCGCGCCGTggctctcctcgtcctcgtcctcgtcctccttcCAGCCACCCTTCGGCGGGGTCACAGAGTCAGTCAACAGAGGTGGGCCgggtgctgcaccgccctcTGCCCTGGGTGGGGTGCCGTCGGTGCGCCTCGTTCTGCCGGCGTCTGCCTGCAAcgaaggggcggcggcggcggcagtggtgcacACAACGCGGTCGCCTTCACTGCCTTCATCGTCTATAGCGCGTagtggcgccgacggcgaccgCACAAGCAAGAactcggcggcgctggtgcagatGGGCTGGCGAGgtaggcggtggcggtgctgcagccagGCACTGACCCATCCCCGCACCTCTGCTGTGTCTAGTCGAGTCTTGTTCGTGCACAGCAAATGTGCGGTGCCACTCACATCCTCGACAAGAACGGGCAGCGATGCATGGCCGTAGTGTGGATGGTGCTGAAGGTCGGTGACTGTGTCCCAACGGTAGGgtctctccacctcctgtGGTGGGCTGGCGAGGGAGCTGTCCATAGCCGCTGTGACGGTAGACGACGGAGTATTGGCGCGAGAGGGCTGTGAGAAAGAGGCCAGCGTGGCCTGAAGCTGCTTAGACCGCGGTGcacctgcgctgcgcgccCACTCTCGCGAAATCGCACTGACGGCATCGTCCAGCAGCTTCCGCGTTGCGCTGAAAGCCTCGGTAGGTCGCTTCTCTAGAAtaggcagaggcggcggtgtcagCTGAGCGCCAGAAGCAGCCTTGGCTCTCATGTCCCCTGCGCCCCCGGATGTCTCAAAGGCTCCGCCCGATCCGCCTTTGCCCtcaacagcaccgccgtcgagTCGGTTCTGCTTTGGCCGCAGCACGTCGCAAAAGACGCCGTCGACGCAAATGCGCGAAAGCACGGTGCGACCACCGGAAAGGCGAGGCAGCACGAAGGCGTGGTGGGTGCATGtgaggcggtgcagccacCCCTCGCGCCACGCCCaatccagcagcagcgattgCCGCTCACAGTGCAGCAGAGCACTGCCATCGAGCAGGCGCTCGCCCTTGGCCAGCGTCGGCCGGTATGGTGGGAGGAGCGGGGTACGGCGTGCGACTGGTACGCTCCCAACGTACTGCCGCTCTTGCCCATCCAAGCGCGCATACGCGTCCCGCACAAAGCCCTCCGCGTCGCTCTCCTGAATGAAGGGGCAGACGCTCATAGCGACCTTCGCGATCATCCATCGCCACCCCAGCTGCTCGAGTcggcgccgcgacgcagGGGCTACGGCACGCAGCGTGGCGTGTGCTGCGGTTGGAGGGTGCGTTAGGTAGCCGAAAATGATATCCCAGGGAACTTCGTCGCCCTTGTGCGCAGCAGGGGCCGACAGAAGCGGCGGGGGCACCGCATCTCCCAATGGGCCACCTGTTCCCGACTCCACACCGTGGTCTTGGTCCGAAGAACCGACGGCCTCCCGCTCGTGGGGTGGCGCGTGCGGATGAGCCGCAGCATCGACCTGCAAAGCGAAGTCCTGCACTTGCCGAAGAACCAGCTCCTGGATGTCTAGCGGTACCGTGAGCTTCCCAGGCACGCCAcccagctgctgccgcgcatcTGGCTGCAGTGCCCGCTGCGCATCTATGTACTGCTGGAGCAGGTTGCAAAGCGCGTCAGCTGGTCTGGGCAGCGAGCGCTGTCCGTTCATGAGCGCGCCATCGACAGTGACGTGAGCTGGTGTATGCATCTCTGAAGCAGCGATCGCCCTGTGCGGCAGTGGCATCGGCGCCttcagaggcggcggcagcgaggagagcCCCGagcgcaccgcagccggAAACGTCGCTTCGTCGCGGGGGGTGAAAGTCAGCAGCGACCGTTGACTTGCGGAGTCCCGCGCatcgttgccgccgctgttacgctgcggcgccgtctgtgACAGCACGCTGCCGATCTCGGAGGAGTGAAGTTGCAGCGTTATCCTGTGCGCCCTGCCGCTGTGATTGAGATTAGAGCCGTGGATACTATGGGGCGCGGGCTGCATTAGTGGGCTGAGTGGCGCCGCCATGTCGATCGGGGCGCCGAGGGGCACGGTGTAGGTCGTCGCGAACCCGATCTGTGCGTCACTTGGATGCCCCTCGTAGGCGGGCAATCGTGAAGGATGCACGCTTTGGGGTAAAGACCCACTAGGCCCGTTTAGCTGCAAggacgctggcggccgcgtcaTGAGCACTCCCGAGTCGCCGACGACTTGCTCTGCTTCACTTGGCGCCGCCTGCTTATCTTGGCGCCACCCTCCTGCAGTGCCGCGCCATGAGCAGGGAGCGCAGGCCGTGGCCGGGTGTGGCACCGTCATGGCCGTAACAGGAAGTGGGGTGCGGCTCGCCCATCCCGCTCGAAGTGACTTGTCTGGTGCAGTCCACGATATCGACGTAGCCGTGCTTGTCGCAGCCACCTCCGCTTCCGGCAATGATGTGGCACGGTTAAGAGACGCTGTGCTCCCTGTCGAGCCAGTAGTGCTGGATGCTGCGACAGAGGACCATGGCACCGACACCTGGCGTAGCGAGAACGCATTTCCTGCCAGCCGCTGAAGCCCCACAAGCGCAGGCATAGACACTTTAGAGTGCTCGGACGCGGCAACGGTGTTCGCCGATTGCGAAGCAGACAACTGTGCGAGCCAGTTTGTAGTTAGAGAAGCACCGCTGGTGCCAGCAGAAACGGACGGCACCTCAGACGTGGACAACATGGTGCGGGAAAGGAATGGCGATGTAGCGGCGCATGGCGGACTGTGTGGGCATTGCGACGAGGAGGTACTCATTCTAAGCTGCTCGGAAGCGAAACACGGTACGGGCGAGGGGTCAGAGAAGCAGCAATGTGGTTGTACGCGGCTGCGGGGTGGCCTGCACCAAATGTGTCGTTGAAGTCagtatgcgcgtgtgcgtgtgtgtgtgtgttgagACGGGGGTCTCCTTCCCCGAGGATGGCGTGCACCCCACCTCAAATGGACGGCAAATATGGTCCTTTCTTTGCCTTTTCTGTCGTTGTGAGGATGCGGGGCTCTACAAGCATGGAAGGGTGGTTAAAGCGGAGTGCGCAAGGCAACGCTTGCGAATAAGGAGAAAAGTGTTTAAACTGGCGGGTAGACTGGACGACGTCTCCGCGTTACGACTGCTTGTGAGCGTGATGTAGAGAAAGGAAAGCTGCCGGCagtcgctgcaccgcgtggGGTACGAAGGAGGGTGTGAGGGGACCACGGCAGCTGAGCAGAAGGGCGAGCAAACACACAGGTGCGTGCTGCTTTGCAACTCCGACAGACAAGAGCGACCGGTTTTAAAAGCACAGCTGTAGAGATGAGCAGACGGTTGCGGATGtgaggaaaggagggggacTGTGTCATTGACACGGACGAGGCGTGCGTGTAGCGGCAGTCCTCCGTAGGAAAGCAAGAGTTgccgacgcacgcacccCTGTGTGCTTGTTTACGACGACGTTCTGACGACCTTGGTGAGGGGCGGGGGCAAGAAGTCCGCAAGCGGCATagggaaagaggaaggaAGCAATGAAGTGTTTTGAAGGGAGGGCCTGGTAGCAAGCATGGCAACCACTCGCGACACACAACCAGCTGCGCAGGCACAGCGATTACGCGCGCATGAGCAGTTGGCAAGCACAAGGCGGCGGAAACAAACTTCGCCGGCAGCATCACCACTCTCCACGCGCGCTACTCGCCGCAGTGGTGGAAGTTGACAGAGGCGCCTGTTGTTGCGCCGGCGAGCCCTCATGAGCATGGTGCGTGTACACAAGTGCCTTCacgctcagcagctgctctgTAAAACGGTGCGCACCTGTTCCCAGGCATGCCCGTGGTGTGTCACTGGAACCGATGTGATCATCTTCTGCATTTTGCCTCCTCTTGATTTCCATCTGTTTGTGCGCTTTTGTGTCCGGCTGGggcggagggaagggggcatGTTCGCGTGGCCCGCGGCTGCTCATTTTCACTCTGTTATGTTACACGATTCGTTGCATTCCTCACCGTTTCGCCGCGGGCGCGGTGGGAGagcacaccaccacacctGTGGGCCCCTGACCCTCAATCCTCTGGGCAAATTAGACCACGGAAAAGGGGATGGGCACTGCCGTCACGTTGCCCACACAGCCCACATCGGCGAAatggaggtgctgctcttAGTGAGCATCGCATTCGTGTCTCCAGTGGCTCACCATCGTCAGTCGCTGCTCTCCCGTGAATACCACTGTCCCTGGACCATCCACCCGCAGCTCTGTAAATCCATCCAGTCCCAGCCGAATGTTCAGCTGCGTGACAATGTCTGTGGGACATGGCAACAGAAATGTGCTTGAAAAGCCTGCTGACGCGTCGTGCCGGCGAGGCAGGAGGGAGGCTACGGTGTACCTTGGCAacggagcggcagccgccgccgcggccccgcTTTGGTCGGCCTCCGTTGACGGAACTGTGAAGGTTTGTGCGTTGgccagccgctgcacatCGAGCGGGAAGCATGCCACCACGTACTCCTCCACCTTGTTGTTGGAGGTCAACGTGCGCACGATGGCGCGAACGGAATGCACAGTTGCAGCACGCGAGATGCCCCGAGACGCCTCATACGCTCTCAGTACCTCCAACGATGGCGGAGGAAGATACACCAGGTGCGACAACCGAAGAGAGCCGCTGACGTCCAGGGAGGTGTCCAATGCGGTCCACCGGTACGGCTCGCCGTCCTGGACGGAAGCCTGGAAGAACGTctcgcgctccgccgccaATACCTCTCTCATCGAACCAACGAAGAACGTATATGAAGACGGACTCACCTGAGCGGATTTGTGCACAGTGATTGGGCGCGCTCCCACGcgaagggaaaaaagaaaagagacgCGAAGAAACGCGCTGTTCCACGTGCTTCGGTTTCACCTGCGCCTCAGAGTG
Proteins encoded in this region:
- a CDS encoding d-xylulose reductase, putative codes for the protein MVLMESLVLEKKGELTIREVDVCDELGPHDCRVKIHSVGICGSDVHYYEHGHIGPFVVEKPMVLGHEASGTVVAVGAEVKNLETGDRVALEPGIPRWNSAQTLSGLYNLDPELTFFATPPVHGCMSTTIIHPAALSFKLPDNVSYEEGALCEPIAVGMHSATKASIKPGDVGLVIGCGTIGIVTALSALAGGCSEVIICGSRDERLEIARRYPGLRAVNTSREGELKRAVAEATEGNGCDVVFECGGAASAFPLIYEHAAPGATCVLVGMPVEPVPVDIVMAQAKEITFQTAFRYRNVYPRIIRLLSSGKMDVKPLISAKFAFKDSVKAYERAMNRDPKDMKIMIQMEN